Proteins found in one Podarcis muralis chromosome 5, rPodMur119.hap1.1, whole genome shotgun sequence genomic segment:
- the RBM39 gene encoding RNA-binding protein 39 isoform X4 has product MPRGRKKSKSRSRSHDRKRSRSKERKRSRDRERKKSKSRERKRSRSKERRRSRSRSRERRFRGRYRSPYSGPKFNSAIRGKIGLPHNIKISRRRSRSKSPFRKDKSPVREPIDNLTPEERDARTVFCMQLAARIRPRDLEEFFSTVGKVRDVRMISDRNSRRSKGIAYVEFVDVSSVPLAIGLTGQRVLGVPIIVQASQAEKNRAAAMANNLQKGSAGPMRLYVGSLHFNITEDMLRGIFEPFGRIESIQLMMDSETGRSKGYGFITFSDSECAKKALEQLNGFELAGRPMKVGHVTERTDASSASSFLDSDELERTGIDLGTTGRLQLMARLAEGTGLQIPPAAQQALQMSGSLAFSAVADLQTRLSQQSEVLAAAASVQPLATQCFQLSNMFNPQTEEDAGWDTEIKDDVIEECNKHGGVVHIYVDKNSAQGNVYVKCPSIAAAIAAVNALHGRWFAGKMITAAYVPLPTYHNLFPDSMNATQLLVPARR; this is encoded by the exons GAGAAAAAAGAGCAAGAGCAGAAGTCGTAGCCATGACAGGAAGAGGAGTAGAAGTAAGGAGCGCAAACGAAGTCGTGATCGTGAGAGGAAGAAGAGCAAAAGTCGGGAGAGGAAGCGCAGTAGAAGTAAAGAACGGAGACGCAGCCGTTCAAGAAGTAGAGAACGGCGATTCAGAGGCCGTTACAGAAGCCCCTA TTCTGGTCCAAAATTTAACAGTGCCATCAGAGGAAAGATTGGCTTGcctcacaacattaaaataag TAGACGACGATCTAGGAGCAAAAGTCCATTTAGAAAAGACAagagtcctgtgag AGAACCAATTGATAATCTAACTCCAGAAGAGAGAGATGCTCGAACAGTATTCTGTATGCAGCTTGCTGCAAGAATTAGGCCAAGAGATTTGGAAGAGTTTTTCTCTACAGTAGGAAAG GTCCGTGATGTACGCATGATTTCAGACAGAAACTCCAGACGTTCCAAGGGAATTGCTTATGTGGAATTTGTTGATGTTAGTTCAGTACCTTTGGCAATTGGATTAACAGGACAACGAGTTTTGGGGGTACCAATTATTGTACAAGCATCTCAA GCAGAGAAAAACAGAGCAGCAGCAATGGCTAATAACCTACAAAAAGGAAGCGCAGGTCCCATGAGACTGTATGTGGGATCATTACACTTCAATATAACTGAAGATATGCTTCGTGGAATCTTTGAACCTTTTGGGCGG ATTGAAAGCATTCAGCTGATGATGGACAGTGAAACTGGACGTTCCAAAGGATATGGATTTATTACT TTTTCAGACTCTGAGTGTGCTAAAAAGGCCTTGGAACAACTAAATGGGTTTGAACTAGCTGGCAGGCCAATGAAAGTAGGTCATGTAACTGAACGTACAGATGCATCCAGTGCTAGCTCATTTTTGGACAGTGATGAACTGGAAAGGACTGGAATTGACTTGGGAACAACTGGCCGTCTTCAGTTGATGGCAAGACTTGCTGAGG GTACTGGCTTACAAATTCCTCCAGCTGCACAGCAAGCTCTGCAGATGAGTGGATCATTAGCATTTAGCGCTGTAGCAG atTTACAGACACGACTTTCACAGCAGAGTGAAG TGTTGGCTGCAGCTGCTTCTGTACAACCACTTGCAACACAGTGCTTCCAGCTCTCCAATATGTTCAATCCTCAAAC TGAAGAAGACGCTGGCTGGGATACAGAAATTAAGGATGATGTGATTGAGGAGTGTAACAAACATGGAGGCGTTGTCCATATTTATGTAGACAAAAATTCAGCTCAG GGTAACGTGTATGTCAAATGCCCTTCAATAGCTGCAGCAATTGCAGCTGTCAATGCATTACATGGAAGGTGGTTTGCAG GTAAAATGATCACAGCAGCGTACGTACCACTTCCAACATACCACAACCTTTTCCCTGATTCTATGAATGCAACCCAGCTCTTGGTTCCTGCTCGGCGATGA
- the RBM39 gene encoding RNA-binding protein 39 isoform X2 — MADDIDIEAMLEAPYKKDENKLSSANGHEERSKKRKKSKSRSRSHDRKRSRSKERKRSRDRERKKSKSRERKRSRSKERRRSRSRSRERRFRGRYRSPYSGPKFNSAIRGKIGLPHNIKISRRRSRSKSPFRKDKSPVREPIDNLTPEERDARTVFCMQLAARIRPRDLEEFFSTVGKVRDVRMISDRNSRRSKGIAYVEFVDVSSVPLAIGLTGQRVLGVPIIVQASQAEKNRAAAMANNLQKGSAGPMRLYVGSLHFNITEDMLRGIFEPFGRIESIQLMMDSETGRSKGYGFITFSDSECAKKALEQLNGFELAGRPMKVGHVTERTDASSASSFLDSDELERTGIDLGTTGRLQLMARLAEGTGLQIPPAAQQALQMSGSLAFSAVADLQTRLSQQSEVLAAAASVQPLATQCFQLSNMFNPQTEEDAGWDTEIKDDVIEECNKHGGVVHIYVDKNSAQGNVYVKCPSIAAAIAAVNALHGRWFAGKMITAAYVPLPTYHNLFPDSMNATQLLVPARR; from the exons GAGAAAAAAGAGCAAGAGCAGAAGTCGTAGCCATGACAGGAAGAGGAGTAGAAGTAAGGAGCGCAAACGAAGTCGTGATCGTGAGAGGAAGAAGAGCAAAAGTCGGGAGAGGAAGCGCAGTAGAAGTAAAGAACGGAGACGCAGCCGTTCAAGAAGTAGAGAACGGCGATTCAGAGGCCGTTACAGAAGCCCCTA TTCTGGTCCAAAATTTAACAGTGCCATCAGAGGAAAGATTGGCTTGcctcacaacattaaaataag TAGACGACGATCTAGGAGCAAAAGTCCATTTAGAAAAGACAagagtcctgtgag AGAACCAATTGATAATCTAACTCCAGAAGAGAGAGATGCTCGAACAGTATTCTGTATGCAGCTTGCTGCAAGAATTAGGCCAAGAGATTTGGAAGAGTTTTTCTCTACAGTAGGAAAG GTCCGTGATGTACGCATGATTTCAGACAGAAACTCCAGACGTTCCAAGGGAATTGCTTATGTGGAATTTGTTGATGTTAGTTCAGTACCTTTGGCAATTGGATTAACAGGACAACGAGTTTTGGGGGTACCAATTATTGTACAAGCATCTCAA GCAGAGAAAAACAGAGCAGCAGCAATGGCTAATAACCTACAAAAAGGAAGCGCAGGTCCCATGAGACTGTATGTGGGATCATTACACTTCAATATAACTGAAGATATGCTTCGTGGAATCTTTGAACCTTTTGGGCGG ATTGAAAGCATTCAGCTGATGATGGACAGTGAAACTGGACGTTCCAAAGGATATGGATTTATTACT TTTTCAGACTCTGAGTGTGCTAAAAAGGCCTTGGAACAACTAAATGGGTTTGAACTAGCTGGCAGGCCAATGAAAGTAGGTCATGTAACTGAACGTACAGATGCATCCAGTGCTAGCTCATTTTTGGACAGTGATGAACTGGAAAGGACTGGAATTGACTTGGGAACAACTGGCCGTCTTCAGTTGATGGCAAGACTTGCTGAGG GTACTGGCTTACAAATTCCTCCAGCTGCACAGCAAGCTCTGCAGATGAGTGGATCATTAGCATTTAGCGCTGTAGCAG atTTACAGACACGACTTTCACAGCAGAGTGAAG TGTTGGCTGCAGCTGCTTCTGTACAACCACTTGCAACACAGTGCTTCCAGCTCTCCAATATGTTCAATCCTCAAAC TGAAGAAGACGCTGGCTGGGATACAGAAATTAAGGATGATGTGATTGAGGAGTGTAACAAACATGGAGGCGTTGTCCATATTTATGTAGACAAAAATTCAGCTCAG GGTAACGTGTATGTCAAATGCCCTTCAATAGCTGCAGCAATTGCAGCTGTCAATGCATTACATGGAAGGTGGTTTGCAG GTAAAATGATCACAGCAGCGTACGTACCACTTCCAACATACCACAACCTTTTCCCTGATTCTATGAATGCAACCCAGCTCTTGGTTCCTGCTCGGCGATGA
- the RBM39 gene encoding RNA-binding protein 39 isoform X3, which produces MATWGLGRDIALDENKLSSANGHEERSKKRKKSKSRSRSHDRKRSRSKERKRSRDRERKKSKSRERKRSRSKERRRSRSRSRERRFRGRYRSPYSGPKFNSAIRGKIGLPHNIKISRRRSRSKSPFRKDKSPVREPIDNLTPEERDARTVFCMQLAARIRPRDLEEFFSTVGKVRDVRMISDRNSRRSKGIAYVEFVDVSSVPLAIGLTGQRVLGVPIIVQASQAEKNRAAAMANNLQKGSAGPMRLYVGSLHFNITEDMLRGIFEPFGRIESIQLMMDSETGRSKGYGFITFSDSECAKKALEQLNGFELAGRPMKVGHVTERTDASSASSFLDSDELERTGIDLGTTGRLQLMARLAEGTGLQIPPAAQQALQMSGSLAFSAVADLQTRLSQQSEVLAAAASVQPLATQCFQLSNMFNPQTEEDAGWDTEIKDDVIEECNKHGGVVHIYVDKNSAQGNVYVKCPSIAAAIAAVNALHGRWFAGKMITAAYVPLPTYHNLFPDSMNATQLLVPARR; this is translated from the exons GAGAAAAAAGAGCAAGAGCAGAAGTCGTAGCCATGACAGGAAGAGGAGTAGAAGTAAGGAGCGCAAACGAAGTCGTGATCGTGAGAGGAAGAAGAGCAAAAGTCGGGAGAGGAAGCGCAGTAGAAGTAAAGAACGGAGACGCAGCCGTTCAAGAAGTAGAGAACGGCGATTCAGAGGCCGTTACAGAAGCCCCTA TTCTGGTCCAAAATTTAACAGTGCCATCAGAGGAAAGATTGGCTTGcctcacaacattaaaataag TAGACGACGATCTAGGAGCAAAAGTCCATTTAGAAAAGACAagagtcctgtgag AGAACCAATTGATAATCTAACTCCAGAAGAGAGAGATGCTCGAACAGTATTCTGTATGCAGCTTGCTGCAAGAATTAGGCCAAGAGATTTGGAAGAGTTTTTCTCTACAGTAGGAAAG GTCCGTGATGTACGCATGATTTCAGACAGAAACTCCAGACGTTCCAAGGGAATTGCTTATGTGGAATTTGTTGATGTTAGTTCAGTACCTTTGGCAATTGGATTAACAGGACAACGAGTTTTGGGGGTACCAATTATTGTACAAGCATCTCAA GCAGAGAAAAACAGAGCAGCAGCAATGGCTAATAACCTACAAAAAGGAAGCGCAGGTCCCATGAGACTGTATGTGGGATCATTACACTTCAATATAACTGAAGATATGCTTCGTGGAATCTTTGAACCTTTTGGGCGG ATTGAAAGCATTCAGCTGATGATGGACAGTGAAACTGGACGTTCCAAAGGATATGGATTTATTACT TTTTCAGACTCTGAGTGTGCTAAAAAGGCCTTGGAACAACTAAATGGGTTTGAACTAGCTGGCAGGCCAATGAAAGTAGGTCATGTAACTGAACGTACAGATGCATCCAGTGCTAGCTCATTTTTGGACAGTGATGAACTGGAAAGGACTGGAATTGACTTGGGAACAACTGGCCGTCTTCAGTTGATGGCAAGACTTGCTGAGG GTACTGGCTTACAAATTCCTCCAGCTGCACAGCAAGCTCTGCAGATGAGTGGATCATTAGCATTTAGCGCTGTAGCAG atTTACAGACACGACTTTCACAGCAGAGTGAAG TGTTGGCTGCAGCTGCTTCTGTACAACCACTTGCAACACAGTGCTTCCAGCTCTCCAATATGTTCAATCCTCAAAC TGAAGAAGACGCTGGCTGGGATACAGAAATTAAGGATGATGTGATTGAGGAGTGTAACAAACATGGAGGCGTTGTCCATATTTATGTAGACAAAAATTCAGCTCAG GGTAACGTGTATGTCAAATGCCCTTCAATAGCTGCAGCAATTGCAGCTGTCAATGCATTACATGGAAGGTGGTTTGCAG GTAAAATGATCACAGCAGCGTACGTACCACTTCCAACATACCACAACCTTTTCCCTGATTCTATGAATGCAACCCAGCTCTTGGTTCCTGCTCGGCGATGA
- the RBM39 gene encoding RNA-binding protein 39 isoform X5, with protein MQLAARIRPRDLEEFFSTVGKVRDVRMISDRNSRRSKGIAYVEFVDVSSVPLAIGLTGQRVLGVPIIVQASQAEKNRAAAMANNLQKGSAGPMRLYVGSLHFNITEDMLRGIFEPFGRIESIQLMMDSETGRSKGYGFITFSDSECAKKALEQLNGFELAGRPMKVGHVTERTDASSASSFLDSDELERTGIDLGTTGRLQLMARLAEGTGLQIPPAAQQALQMSGSLAFSAVADLQTRLSQQSEVLAAAASVQPLATQCFQLSNMFNPQTEEDAGWDTEIKDDVIEECNKHGGVVHIYVDKNSAQGNVYVKCPSIAAAIAAVNALHGRWFAGKMITAAYVPLPTYHNLFPDSMNATQLLVPARR; from the exons ATGCAGCTTGCTGCAAGAATTAGGCCAAGAGATTTGGAAGAGTTTTTCTCTACAGTAGGAAAG GTCCGTGATGTACGCATGATTTCAGACAGAAACTCCAGACGTTCCAAGGGAATTGCTTATGTGGAATTTGTTGATGTTAGTTCAGTACCTTTGGCAATTGGATTAACAGGACAACGAGTTTTGGGGGTACCAATTATTGTACAAGCATCTCAA GCAGAGAAAAACAGAGCAGCAGCAATGGCTAATAACCTACAAAAAGGAAGCGCAGGTCCCATGAGACTGTATGTGGGATCATTACACTTCAATATAACTGAAGATATGCTTCGTGGAATCTTTGAACCTTTTGGGCGG ATTGAAAGCATTCAGCTGATGATGGACAGTGAAACTGGACGTTCCAAAGGATATGGATTTATTACT TTTTCAGACTCTGAGTGTGCTAAAAAGGCCTTGGAACAACTAAATGGGTTTGAACTAGCTGGCAGGCCAATGAAAGTAGGTCATGTAACTGAACGTACAGATGCATCCAGTGCTAGCTCATTTTTGGACAGTGATGAACTGGAAAGGACTGGAATTGACTTGGGAACAACTGGCCGTCTTCAGTTGATGGCAAGACTTGCTGAGG GTACTGGCTTACAAATTCCTCCAGCTGCACAGCAAGCTCTGCAGATGAGTGGATCATTAGCATTTAGCGCTGTAGCAG atTTACAGACACGACTTTCACAGCAGAGTGAAG TGTTGGCTGCAGCTGCTTCTGTACAACCACTTGCAACACAGTGCTTCCAGCTCTCCAATATGTTCAATCCTCAAAC TGAAGAAGACGCTGGCTGGGATACAGAAATTAAGGATGATGTGATTGAGGAGTGTAACAAACATGGAGGCGTTGTCCATATTTATGTAGACAAAAATTCAGCTCAG GGTAACGTGTATGTCAAATGCCCTTCAATAGCTGCAGCAATTGCAGCTGTCAATGCATTACATGGAAGGTGGTTTGCAG GTAAAATGATCACAGCAGCGTACGTACCACTTCCAACATACCACAACCTTTTCCCTGATTCTATGAATGCAACCCAGCTCTTGGTTCCTGCTCGGCGATGA
- the RBM39 gene encoding RNA-binding protein 39 isoform X1 translates to MGNLWPFRCCWTTPSIPDNRPCQEGKRFPIPELNFYGQGQFHEGFFLSGCIKRRKKSKSRSRSHDRKRSRSKERKRSRDRERKKSKSRERKRSRSKERRRSRSRSRERRFRGRYRSPYSGPKFNSAIRGKIGLPHNIKISRRRSRSKSPFRKDKSPVREPIDNLTPEERDARTVFCMQLAARIRPRDLEEFFSTVGKVRDVRMISDRNSRRSKGIAYVEFVDVSSVPLAIGLTGQRVLGVPIIVQASQAEKNRAAAMANNLQKGSAGPMRLYVGSLHFNITEDMLRGIFEPFGRIESIQLMMDSETGRSKGYGFITFSDSECAKKALEQLNGFELAGRPMKVGHVTERTDASSASSFLDSDELERTGIDLGTTGRLQLMARLAEGTGLQIPPAAQQALQMSGSLAFSAVADLQTRLSQQSEVLAAAASVQPLATQCFQLSNMFNPQTEEDAGWDTEIKDDVIEECNKHGGVVHIYVDKNSAQGNVYVKCPSIAAAIAAVNALHGRWFAGKMITAAYVPLPTYHNLFPDSMNATQLLVPARR, encoded by the exons GAGAAAAAAGAGCAAGAGCAGAAGTCGTAGCCATGACAGGAAGAGGAGTAGAAGTAAGGAGCGCAAACGAAGTCGTGATCGTGAGAGGAAGAAGAGCAAAAGTCGGGAGAGGAAGCGCAGTAGAAGTAAAGAACGGAGACGCAGCCGTTCAAGAAGTAGAGAACGGCGATTCAGAGGCCGTTACAGAAGCCCCTA TTCTGGTCCAAAATTTAACAGTGCCATCAGAGGAAAGATTGGCTTGcctcacaacattaaaataag TAGACGACGATCTAGGAGCAAAAGTCCATTTAGAAAAGACAagagtcctgtgag AGAACCAATTGATAATCTAACTCCAGAAGAGAGAGATGCTCGAACAGTATTCTGTATGCAGCTTGCTGCAAGAATTAGGCCAAGAGATTTGGAAGAGTTTTTCTCTACAGTAGGAAAG GTCCGTGATGTACGCATGATTTCAGACAGAAACTCCAGACGTTCCAAGGGAATTGCTTATGTGGAATTTGTTGATGTTAGTTCAGTACCTTTGGCAATTGGATTAACAGGACAACGAGTTTTGGGGGTACCAATTATTGTACAAGCATCTCAA GCAGAGAAAAACAGAGCAGCAGCAATGGCTAATAACCTACAAAAAGGAAGCGCAGGTCCCATGAGACTGTATGTGGGATCATTACACTTCAATATAACTGAAGATATGCTTCGTGGAATCTTTGAACCTTTTGGGCGG ATTGAAAGCATTCAGCTGATGATGGACAGTGAAACTGGACGTTCCAAAGGATATGGATTTATTACT TTTTCAGACTCTGAGTGTGCTAAAAAGGCCTTGGAACAACTAAATGGGTTTGAACTAGCTGGCAGGCCAATGAAAGTAGGTCATGTAACTGAACGTACAGATGCATCCAGTGCTAGCTCATTTTTGGACAGTGATGAACTGGAAAGGACTGGAATTGACTTGGGAACAACTGGCCGTCTTCAGTTGATGGCAAGACTTGCTGAGG GTACTGGCTTACAAATTCCTCCAGCTGCACAGCAAGCTCTGCAGATGAGTGGATCATTAGCATTTAGCGCTGTAGCAG atTTACAGACACGACTTTCACAGCAGAGTGAAG TGTTGGCTGCAGCTGCTTCTGTACAACCACTTGCAACACAGTGCTTCCAGCTCTCCAATATGTTCAATCCTCAAAC TGAAGAAGACGCTGGCTGGGATACAGAAATTAAGGATGATGTGATTGAGGAGTGTAACAAACATGGAGGCGTTGTCCATATTTATGTAGACAAAAATTCAGCTCAG GGTAACGTGTATGTCAAATGCCCTTCAATAGCTGCAGCAATTGCAGCTGTCAATGCATTACATGGAAGGTGGTTTGCAG GTAAAATGATCACAGCAGCGTACGTACCACTTCCAACATACCACAACCTTTTCCCTGATTCTATGAATGCAACCCAGCTCTTGGTTCCTGCTCGGCGATGA